The segment CCTACAAGGTGCAGTATGTTTATTCATACACCTAATCTAAAATGTAGGCTAATCACTCTCATCATAGAAAAATGCAGGTCAAATTTGATAAGATGTAATTGCGTTTATTTTCAAATTGGCCATAGTATGTGTAGGCCTAGTATATTTGTCCAGAAATCAACTAAAAAATGTAAGTAAAAAAATCCTCAATATATTCGAGGATAAATTGATAGAGAAATTGAAACACAAGATCAAAAGCTGAATAAAACAGTTAATTTTGTGTTTACTTACTTCCAACATCAAGTCTGGTGCCGCTACCAAAAGTCCTCCACAGTGATACAATCCCTATTACTGCTGGTACAAAAACCTCTCTGTGTTGTGATGCTGCAGCTGTTACAGTGAATATCACTCATACAGAATCATAATCAACACAAATACACTTTAACATCTTCCAGGTAAAACAAGCAGTTCATATAAGCTGTTTCTAGATAATAAAAATATGAATTGTATCTTCAATCCAGATATGAGTATTTTTTCCTTCTTCTGTGTATCAGGTGTTCTCCTAGTCTGTAGGTACAGTCCAACATTAGATCCAGTGTTGCTAGTATTCCTCCATATTGTCCATATGAaagacaacagcagcagcagtactgATAGTGATCCATGTTGTATATTCCTTTATTAAAGATGTTGATCTCAGATTTAACAGTGGTGGTAAAGTCACAGAGGACAGACAACACTACCAGAGGAATCCTACCAGCTTTAGTTTAGAGAAGTGTTCACTAACTGATTAGAGGAACTTACATAAGAGACCAAGCATGAGTGAACAGACAGTTCATAATGTCTTATCATCATcagaataaaaataaatggtGGTGTGACGTAAAAGTTGCCATACATTAGTTATTTGAGTAAACATTTGCTGTTTGATGTTATTAAAGGGAAGGCAGGTagctagcggttagagcgttggcctAGTAGCCAAAAGGTTGCTAGTTCAGATCCCCAGGCCGACACTGATTTGAAACAGTCATTTGCATAATGCATCTGAAACATCATACATTAGTGATATGAGTAAAGAGTTGCTGTTTGATGTTATACAAGATAACACATGCAGGATAAAATACATTCTAAAGATGTGAGCGTTCTTGGAAAcagaaatagatttgaaactttgATTTGAATAATGCATCGCCCCCACTGATCTAAGTGGGAACACACACCATtctgggactccatctagattcagtggcagtgaatctgggagtgacttcactctgaccatcagcggagtccaggctgaagatgcaggagattactactgtcagagtttACACTACATCAATAGTAAATATGTGTCAGTGCTCTGGGAGTGTTTATAGCGctgtgagtttaacacttcatgactgagagctgtccttcatgacaacagaacccacaacaaccatgacttttatcaccatcttcatctggacACTTGCCCTCTGCTTCAAGGTTAACATTTTCTGTATTTAttgttgaaaatgtattaaatctaCACCACGGTAATGTATATCAATAATAATATTTATATTCAGAACTATTCATTACTATATGTAATATTTTATTCATATTAATGTTTTATTCAATTTTTCAGAATCCAGAGGACAGATCACTGTGACTCAGACTCCTGCAGTGATAGCTGTTCTCCCAGGACAGACAGTCTCTCTGAACTGTAAAACCAGCAGTGATGTCTATAACAATAACTATCTAGCCTGGTatcaacagaaacctggaggagctcctaaactccttatttactatgctacaacacttcagtctgggactccatctagattcagtggtaGTGGATCTCAtagtgacttcactctgaccatcagtggagtccaggctgaagatgcaggagattactactgtcagagttaCCACAGCAGTGGTGTTTCGTTCACACAGTGATACCGAGCCACACAAAAACCTCCCTCAATCAGACTGCAGtgtctgaggggagagagacagtgacatggAACGCTGGTCACTAGATGAGGTCAACTGTGACATGTTACAATATGGTGCTAAAGCAATCATTCAGATCACATAACCATCATCATCATGGTTATGACTTATAGTATTTGTTATGGCCTGAAAGTGTATATAAAAGTTATGATGTTTTGAAACACAATACCTGTCCATAGCAAGATCTACAGGAGTAAAACAAAAGTTGTTCTGACCTCAACATTACTTCAAAGTTACAATCACTTCAGCCCCCCAAAACAAGTCCTCATATGGACCTCAACCAAATGTCTGATTTAAATTGATGCAATCTTCTAGCATTATATTAACTATTTTCATGAGCAGGTTACTGACTGTTAGATCTGTGAATGAGACTGTGAATGACGCTGGACTCAAACATGAGACACATGTACACTACAAACACTATCTAAACTACACTATCTACATAAAGTGCCTATGTGTACACACAGTGATATAGAGCTGTACAAAAACCTCCCTCGGTCATCTGCACAGTGATGACACTGCTACAGCTGAgacctactgcaggtgctgagggaACCAAGTATAGTTACTGTATCTGACCACTAGAGGGGAGTTAAAGAGAAGCTATAAGTTATGCTTGAAATCAGTCAGTcctaacccactgggcacacactggtatAATCAACAttatttccacatcatttcaatacaatgaagttgaaccaacgtggaatagacgttgaattgacgtccgTGCCCAGTGGGAAGGTTTCATAATGAGTGTGATAGAGCAGCATGAGAGGAGACGGCAGAGAATCCTGATTTCCTGCTGTCTGGGGATTGAGGATCAAACGGTTTGTGATTCATAAGGATCTTTCTCTGTCGGTTAGCATGGAACTGGTATTTCCTTCAGCCTACGGCTCTTTTCTTTTGTGGCGAGAACAAGCCCCTCTTATGGCCCTCACTGAGATCATCCAGAGCAGGGTagctcactcactctcacacacacacacacacacacacacacacgcgcgcacacacacaaacacacacactgctggtAGTTAAACTGTCATACTGTAGTCACACACACTGATGATGTGACTCAAAGAGGGGGTGAGACATAAAAAGTGTCAGCACACACTCTGTGGCCACACAGCAGCAATAGATCTTTAGGCAACAACAAAGTCCAGTCTCAGCAGAGAATGTATCTGATGTTGCGTAATGTCCAGATCTCTGATTAGACAGACATAGACAAGGTAGGAACCTGTGATACATGGTGTTGTGTCAAAATCTATGACAGTCCAAATTATATAGTTCTAGTAAGCGGTTGATTCATGTCTTATCGCCGTTGTCCCTTGTTTAAGTGAGACCACTATATCAGCCCATATATTTTAGAGATATCAGCTCCGATTTGTCAGAGATACCAAATCAGAGTGACACCAGTCCAGAGGGGGAGCTTTCTGCTCTCTATGCAGTGCTTCATGTTGGCTTCATCTGCTCCCTCAGTGGTGATCAGGCTTCCCCCATTATTGGTGTGTCAGGTAGACTGGTGAGTGGTGGAATAGGGATGGTTATGGTCCGTTCCACATCAGGGGACAGCCTTCTATGGCCTCTGTCAAGGTTACTCTCTGGGGAGCCTCCTCTTCTAGATGTAATCTGTGGAACAGAGTATCACGTTGAAGCATCCAAAACCATACACCAGTGCACTTCAGTCCTGCTCCTGGAGAGCCAGTGTGTGCAGGCTTTCGTTCTAGCCAAGTACTAACAcatttgatgattagttgaagaGTTGATTtaggtgtgtagtagtagtgctgggctggaacaagaAACTGCATACCCTGTAGGTCTCCTGGACCGGACAAGGTCATACAGCCTGAGCAAGCCATCCACATTGTTAACTTACTGCCCACACTATGAGGAGCACACAGGCTGTGACTGGGATCAGAAGCAGGGACAGCAGACTCCCCCTTGACCGAGTCTGTTCATGGTCCTGTGCTTCACTTCCTGAGAGAGACAACAACACGCTCTGTGAGGAAGAGACTTGTGAATTCTGTATGTGGGGGCTGAATGGATACTGTGTGTTGGGGATTGTTTCTTACCTGGTGTAGTAGGGGCAGGGCAGGGTGGAGGCACACAGCGGAATCCTCCTTCTCCCTGAGCTGCAGAATTCAAAATGTCTCTGATATAGTCAAAATACTGCCCAGACGGCCATTTGACCGCCCTATAGTGGCATTTAAAGACTTGCATTGTTGCCTCCTGGAAGTACAGAGAAACAAAGTAAACATCAGGATGGTTGCATCACTTAATACAGTCAATAAACTGGATCTACAGTAACTGGGTCTACATTTGGCAGAACTGATAGGCATTACCATCTCCTCATGATCAAATGTGAAGCGTAGATTTTGCAGCATGGTGATGAAGATCATAATATTATCTTTGTTGGAAGAAATGGCACCAAACACCCGGGCCAGTTCCCTAAGGCTTTGTTCCAGTGGATAGATATTCAGTAGAACCCAGCACACACCACTCTAGAGAAAGAAAAGGGAGAAAACCGACTAGGTTACATATGACTCCATTCTACAGATtccaaataaaacaaaaatgttcatCAACAAAAATGCTGCCAAAGTTTAAGACCACCCAccacaacttccctccctcttaAAGTTTCTGCATGATGTTTTGTTTTTGAGAAATTCTACTCACCATCTCTTTGGGAATATAATGCATAGAAATGTTATAATCCTTTGGAATATTGTGTTTCTGTAAAAATAAATTAGGATTATTAGGTCATTTATTTTTGTGCCCAGTTTAGCCCATTTTCTGTATCAAAAGAAGACATTTAAAGTAGTTTTTATGATGGAATAAACTCTAAATAATCACCAGACTAGTTTAGTATAATACAGTTCAGGTTAGAGTATGTAGAAGGTCTTACTAATAACATCAGCCTGCTCACGTCATCTGTTACAGGATTCCCAAATCCTCCTGAGCATACGCCAAGACTTGTGAATAGAAATAGGACACACGTGGTCGTCCGAATCTGACAGAGGAAGCACATCAGAAAGAGAAGAAATTCCTTTCCCAACCCCTCCGTACATGGCTTTCTTttctgaatatatacagtggggagaacaagtatttgatacactgccgattttgcaggttttcctacttacaaagtatgtagaggtctgtaatttttatcataggtacacttcaactgtgagagcatttcactaaaacaaaaatccagaaaatcacattgtatgatttttaagtaattcatttgcattttattgcatgacataagtatttgatacatcagaaaagcagaacttaatatttggtacagaaacctttgtttgcaattacagagatcatacatttcctgtaggtcttgaccaggtttgcacacactgcagcagggattttggcccactcctccatacagaccttctccagatccttcaggtttcggggctgtcgctgggcaatacggactttcagctccttccaaagattttctattgggttcaggtctggagactggttaggccactccaggaccttgagatgcttcttacggagccactccttagttgccctggctgtgtgtttcgggtcgttgtcatgatggaagacccagccacgacccatcttcaatgctcttactgagggaaggaggttgttggccaagatctcgcgatacatggcgccatccatcctcccctcaatgcggtgcagtcgtcctgtcccctttacagaaaagcatcctccatgcttcacggttgggatggtgttcttggggttgtactcatccttcttcttcctccaaacacggcgagtggagtttagaccaaaaagctctatttttgtctcatcagaccacatgaccttctcccattcctcctctggatcatccagatagtcattggcaaacttcagacgggcctggacatgcgctggcttgtgcagagggaccttgcgtgcgctgctggattttaatccatgatggcgtagtgtgttactaatggttttctttgagactgtggtcccagctctcttcaggtcattgaccaagtcctgccgtgtagttctgggctgatccctcaccttcctcatgatcattgatgccccacgaggtgagatcttgcatggagccccagaccgagggtgattgaccgtcatcttgaacttcttccattttctaataattgcgccaacagttgttgccttctcacccagctgcttgcctattgtcctgtagcccatcccagccttgtgcaggtctacaatgttatccctgatgtccttacacagctctctggtcttggccatagtggagaggttggagtctgtttgattgagtgtgtggacaggtgtcttttatacaggtaacgagttcaaacaggtgcagttaatacaggtaatgagtggagaacaggagggcttcttaaagaaaaactaacaggtctgtgagagccggaattcttactggttggttggtaatcaaatacttatgtcatgcaataaaatgcaaattaattacttaaaaatcatacaatgtgattttctggatttttgttttagattccgtctctcacagttgaagtgtacgtatgataaaaattacagacctctacatgctttgtaagtaggaaaacctgcaaaatcggcagtgtatcaaatacttgttctccccactgtatatggcttcACTTTCTCATCAACCCTCAAGTTAATTCTAGCAACTTTCACCAAAAGAATCGCTAAATATTCAGGATAATCTGATAATAATATCATACATAAAAATATGGATTTTTACTCACTTTGCTCTTCATATGGAACTTGAGGAGTGAATGAGGAAGACTTGAAATCCAATGTTTCTTCCTTCAGGCAGAGGACTTGTCATGATGACACGTAAATACTATAGACCAGGGTCCGGCTGTCTAGTGTCGCAAGGGCCGCCTACGGGCACTAAATTCTGTCACTACCATTCGCACACACACGCGGATGCACGCGCACATTTTAGAAACTCTTACTTGTTTGATATTTGTGTTAGATCTAAATGGGGacataacttttttttaaaggagtTGTAGTCCCCTATCCATTCATAACCTGCCCTGAGCCTCTTCAAGCACCATGCTGTCATCTCAAAACGTGTCTGTGCTGTTTCGCTAACATTTCCAGCTAAATATTTATCATAAATGTTATCAAATGGATTGTGAATCAATATCCAGCGTAATATCCAGGAATATGAGGAGGATATTTGGCTGTGATGTGAATTAGAAGTGCGTCTGAGAGCCTGAGAGGACTGTCTGTGATTCATATGCTTTGATTCATCTGACCTTTTGTTTATGGCACAAGGACAGCATTGTGTGACCGGTCCACTGTCACTCAGtcacatagtgtgtgtgtgtgtgtgtgtgtgtgtgtgtgtgtgtgtgtgtgtgtgtgtgtgtgtgtgtgtgtgtgtgtgtgtgtgtgtgtgtgtgtgtgtgtgtgtgtgtgtgtgtgtgtgtgtgtgtgtgtgtgggtgtgtgggtgtgtgggtgcaaGCGAGAAAGAGTATCTGTGAGATTTTGTGACAACAAAAGTTGCTCGGTGAGAGTGCACAGAGTGGTTGGTAGCAAATATGAGTCAGACAACATGGAGGAGGATGAACGTACAACTCATGTGACAAATCACTCACTTGTTACTCTAAGCAAGGTTTTGATCAGGCACACACAAGGTTACTTAACGAAGGACattttgtctgtgtctgtgtaggACGTTAGGAGCCATCAAGGGAGGTGGTACGAAACTCGTGGAGAACAAGAAAAACAATGTGTCAAATGTAATTAAAAGAAAAGGGAGATAGCTCTAAATTTAACAAGACTATATGTAGACACTTTTTTTATATATTAGTGTCCATCTTGCAATATTGGACAGTATTGATACTGCTTGTTTTTTATTACATGAATAAATAAACCACAATAAAAATTCTGGTCATTTTTAATCTCACTGATGAGTTGTCAACAGCATTGTCATATCACAGGTGTCCTGAATCATCAGACTGTTGGACCATTTGCATATGAAGACACTTTGCATTGGCAGCACATGCTTCAGTGGTCTTAAAGTGTTTATAGCCCTGTGAGTTAAACAATTGTCCTTATAGAAGCAACACAACATAAGACAGAAATTACTTTTATCTTGATAACTATCTTGGTCCTTGCATTTCACACAAATGGTATGTTTGGAATTACTTCAGTAATTAACCTTAAAACATTCGAATTTAATATCATTATCCTAATTTAAACAGAAAGTCTTTATTCTAATATTTGTATTTGAACTAAAACAGGTTTAATCTAAATCAAAGACGGCAAATTCATATTTTTCTATCTCTTCCAGGCTGTGCAGGGGACATTTTATTGACCCAGACTCCTGCAGTTGTCATGGTCCAGTCTGGAGAGTCTGCCACGATCAGCTGTAAAGCCAGTATTGCCATTGATGATGACTTAGCCTGGTACCATCAGAAACCTGGAGAAGCTCCTAAATTCATCATTAACTTTGAAACAGGTTTTACTTCAGGTCGATATCATGGAACTGGATATGATATTGATTTCACTTTGACCATCAGTGGAGTTCAagctgaagatgcaggagattactactgtcagcAGCATGAAGCTACTCCgttcacacagtgatacagagccatacaaaaacctccctcagcTGAAGAGGAAGTTATCTAAATCTGCTTGCTGGGGACTTTCACAAATGTTGTGTTGAAATACAATATTAACATTTATCATCACAAGGAATATCATGACAAATACAGGTAAGGTCAAGGCCCAATTTTTATATAATATCAGTTAACAGgtcatattttagtcatttagcagacgctcttatccagagcgaattacagttagtgagtgcataaattttttcatactggtcccccgtgggaatcaaacccacaaacctggcgttgcaagcgccatgctctaccaactgagctacgcgggactacgtgtttgtgtgtgtgtttaggcctATTTAGGTAAGGTTGATTCAGACAGAATGCAGACAATTAGCACTGACAGAGCAAGTGTGCATAGTGTACAAACCATCCAGACATTTGTGTAGGCCTAAAATGTATATGTGTATTCAAGAGTAGGCCTACCCTGCGCTATAGGTTTTACATCGTTTTCTTAGTCTACGCGTCATTTTCCTGCACGCTAGGTGGCGGTAATGCTGCCAGCTTCTATGCCACCCCAAAAAACTTCAGGTTGGAAGTTTAGAATACTTTCTGATTGACGGCAACAACATTAGCTGGatcactgaggtataataagaactggGGACTGCGTCCAAGATGTCCGGCCGTTGTTTTCAAAGTAATCTACTGTCATTCACTATACCAATTCATGAACCGTCTATACGGGTTGCATCCAGTTTACATGGACCAACtgcaggaggttggtggcaccttaattggggaggacaggctcgtggtaatggctggagcggaattagtggaatggtgtcaaatacatcaaacacatagtttccatgtgtttgatgtcattccattgactccgttccagccattattatgagccgcctcccctcagcagcctccactgggtcACCAACATCACATGCACGACCAGCGACGACGTCATCATGTCATCCAAAAACATAGCAGACATtggatgaatataaaatgttaatGATCTTGTTTGAGTGGTAAGGATAAAGTAACCGACTGTAGACGAAAGTCGAGGAGTGAAGTCGGGGAGATGCATCTGCTACAGCCTAAAATCGGACactggttttccaacagcaaggctcagtgcAGTGTTGGCATTGTTTATAAAAGTTTTTCTTTGTAATGTCGAAATAaacatgtctccaacccccatatcacacactcac is part of the Coregonus clupeaformis isolate EN_2021a chromosome 28, ASM2061545v1, whole genome shotgun sequence genome and harbors:
- the LOC121580054 gene encoding immunoglobulin lambda-like polypeptide 1, translated to MQVFKCHYRAVKWPSGQYFDYIRDILNSAAQGEGGFRCVPPPCPAPTTPGSEAQDHEQTRSRGSLLSLLLIPVTACVLLIVWAITSRRGGSPETAASQHREVFVPAVIGIVSLWRTFGSGTRLDVGSNSSPTLTVLPPSSEELSSTTTATLTCLANKGFPSDWTMSWKVDGTSKKQEASPGVLEKDGLYSWSSTLTLTAQEWTKAGEVTCEAQQKSQTPVTKTLRRADCSG